The Magnolia sinica isolate HGM2019 chromosome 11, MsV1, whole genome shotgun sequence DNA window tcctttttttggaaatGATGTGGCTTAGATTTTGCAGGCGTCTTCTTTGGAGGCAGTCATGCATGGTGGGACCAAGGTTGCTGAAAAGGAGTTTGTGGTGTTGACTGAATTATTCATGGCGCAGTTGTTGAAATTGGATAGCATTGACGCTGGAGGAGAAGCAAAAGTACAGAGACAGAGTGAGGTAGTTTATTTTCTTCAAGTTGTGGTTGCCTTCTTTCCCTTTCTTGCATATCATGTACCTTTTCAAGCGTCTAGCTGTCATCAGTGGGTTATAGAGCTTTGTGACTTTGTATCTACTGATATAGGTATTCAGTCAGAGCTCAGCGAGGGGCTTATCATTCCATAATCGGTTTAAAGGTTTTGATCTATCCTTATACTTGAATTGCTATGGTTGAATATAATGCAGATACTTCTTTCATGTGAATTGGAGTCTAGAGGAATTATCTGCTTCTCAGCCaaatatgcatgtgtgtatacGCACACACATCCAGATCAGTGGTGTGAGTGCCACACCATAGGTGGAACATGCTCCAAAAGTCTTCATCATTGGAAAATCCAATCCTTTGATCAGTATCTTGCAAAGATACAAGCAAGGGACAAGAAAGGATCAAAGGCTAAGATACCTGATAGTTGTATATGATCAGCGTACGCAGTGCCGGTGCTGGGTTCTTATTAGATACTTGTAGCGGAGCTTTAATTGAATCCTGTTTGGTTGGTtgattattttttgaaatcttgATCCTTCTATTATATACCTATTGGGCATTAGGGATGTGGCTAGGGTTCTAGTCAACTTGAACCTTATTGACCCAACCCGAGCATggtcaaggtgttccataacgatAACGATGGCTATAATGGCCACCAATGTTACCATTATGATAGGGCTGTtacggcctctctctctctctctctctctctctctctctctctctctctctctctctctctctctttctttttcttgttgttgttgttgttgttggtttttttttttttttgggaagaaAACCAATATTGGCCTTGTTATGGGAGCCGTTacaggtccttttttttttccccctgtaATAACCATTAAGGCCGTTACAACTTCATAACGCGTAATGGTCTCCATCATTACCATTActtaacggccgttatggcacaccatgaGTATGGttcgggtcgggttgggttgggttgggttacggttggaaaactccaacccCGATTTAAAatcgggttgggtttgggttgagcataTTCTGGTCGGGTTTGGAATAATCAAATGTGTTTGTgttgggcaccttgggttggaattcaggtTGTGTCAGGTTGCGTGTTGGGGTCCTCTTTGTggttgggtcgggctcgggttgaccCTCTATCCGACTCAACCCACCCAAGTTGCATCCTTACCAGGTATGTAATGTTGTAAAAAGTATTACTGCTGTAACTATGTAAACATTAATAATTTCTTTGAATGCAACATGCTAGAAAGACTAAAAAGCATTACCTAATTTTTAAAACTAAAGATAATAGAATGGGTCAAATGTTTTAGTGAAGAACATAAATTGTGTATGCATAGCGTGTTGTAATAGAGATACCTGTACCCATATCTGTGCCATGGATTCTGAGAAATGGTCAGCATACTGCGattgtccacattcaatggaggaAATGCTCCAAACATTGGATGTTTAGGTCATTGTCCATTGCAGGACCATCAGATCAATCTTCTTGATCTCTGAACTGTGGGCTCCACTTGTAGGAATCAAGTCTAAGGAATGACTTTTCAAAAGCATTTGGAACTTCAATTTGGAAAAGTTCCTTTGCATAGAAAGGGCTCTTCTCATGCTTCaactggccaaggtgatggtgatGTCGAGTTAAAGCTTTTCCATTTGTGGGTGGTGTCCCAACCTGACTGTGTTCCATGTGAATGTCTTGAAGGATAGTAATAAGTAGTATGGTTAGTAAAGTTTCTCTCATCCTGGAAGACTTGGTGAAAATGAACCAGTGTGTTTTGCAGGATGTTTGGATTATGAAATGGAAGGAAAGGTTTTTGGGCTTCTTGTTTGGTGTTTGCCTAGGCAAGTTTTAATAACTGTTTATGAAGTTGGAAAGAAGGGATGATGCAGTGTCTAAAAGGTTGTTTCTAAATAAGGGCATCGAGAGAAGCTAACACAAACTGCAAAACTTTGCTCCTTTATAGAATAGAATGAAAGAACGTATTTGTTTGGGAATTTGGAAGATGGTGTCAGTCGTGAGGCTTTATGTATTGGGAATTCTTTTTGGAAGATGGTGTCAGTCATGAGGCTTTATGTATTGGGAATTCTTTTTGGCTAGGATTTCTGTTTAGCATATTCTTTTGTTATCTCTTAAAAGAGCAAAAGTTCTTAATGTGATATAAAGCTTTACTAAGTGCGCACACATGGAATAAAGCTTacatacatgccacacatgtgccagcatggcacataggtgcaagatccaatccatccattgggttGGTCCAACCTTCTACATATTTACCTAAAAATAAGTCTGGTCCACTCAGCACGTGGGTCCTAGTACTGGAAAcatgtggatgggttagaaaactccagccaagtttttcagatccatacatttgttttgcaaagagtggcccacctgatgagtggatcaacctgattcttgggctagggcatcaaaaGAGCAGttcctttctgatggatggattggatcttggacctattgTGCCATGCTGGAACATGTGCgacgtgtacatgagctttattgcactcGCTTCGCTGTGTAGCAGTGCTCTATGATATAAGTTGATCTTGTGATGTTCTAAGAAACAAAGGTGAAGGCTATGAGTGGAGATTTCTAAAATCAGTTTTTGGGTGGCCCAGGTGGTTGATCAAT harbors:
- the LOC131218944 gene encoding BAG family molecular chaperone regulator 4-like isoform X1; this translates as MEETPNRGVGVSENGIEEIDSELRPIEMLSQKTNGKTNGDDGVWASGPMIKINASHSTKQHQMTLPVHSTFGVKDMSKVVLMEDAASKERKLEEMKRDQVISEALNSVALVRAEVDKLSQKASSLEAVMHGGTKVAEKEFVVLTELFMAQLLKLDSIDAGGEAKVQRQSEILLSCELESRGIICFSAKYACVYTHTHPDQWCECHTIGGTCSKSLHHWKIQSFDQYLAKIQARDKKGSKAKIPDSCI